The following proteins are encoded in a genomic region of Pungitius pungitius chromosome 19, fPunPun2.1, whole genome shotgun sequence:
- the ngdn gene encoding neuroguidin: MAAPVDNDLIERDLPAAVQLLRNLTEQVVSVTGHVRELITKVKDGAFKTSQGLSFLDLRYHLLLFYLQDLTHLISIKTEGGRIKDSEALNRLVTVRTVLEKMRPLDHKLKYQIDKLVRTAVTGSLAENDPLQLRPNPENLISKLSESEESEGEAGDKTENKAAPSSGKKYVPPKIAPVHYDGDMTEADRKKAQSERQRRAALRSSVIQELRQQYSDAPEEIRDRRDFQSDRDSREELHRKNYEESMLVRLNMPQRQKNARKRGSMSMSGQLSGITHFGDITALTGGEPTQDGDESRPKKKKKVMKKKTKRRAFKKHR; this comes from the exons ATGGCTGCCCCTGTTGACAAC GATTTAATTGAGCGTGATTTGCCTGCAGCCGTTCAGCTGTTGAGGAATCTCACCGAACAG gtggTCTCCGTTACAGGTCATGTCCGGGAGCTAATAACAAAAGTGAAAGATGGAGCTTTTAAGACCTCCCAG GGCTTGTCTTTCTTGGACCTTCGGTATCATCTGCTGCTCTTCTACCTCCAAGACCTCACTCACCTGATCAGCATCAAGACCGAAGGAGGCAGAATCAAAGACAGCGAGGCCTTGAACCGGCTGGTCACCGTCAGAACC GTCCTGGAGAAGATGCGGCCGCTGGACCACAAACTCAAGTACCAGATTGATAAACTGGTGCGCACTGCTGTCACCGGCAGTTTGG CCGAAAACGACCCGCTGCAGCTGCGTCCTAATCCCGAGAACCTCATCAGCAAA TTGAGTGAGTCCGAGGAGTCTGAAGGTGAAGCTGGCGATAAGACGGAGAACAAAGCAGCCCCCTCTAGTGGCAAGAAATATGTCCCGCCAAAGATTGCCCCAGTGCACTATG ATGGAGACATGACCGAAGCAGACCGGAAGAAGGCTCAGTCGGAGCGCCAGCGGCGAGCGGCCCTCAGGAGCTCTGTGATCCAGGAGCTGAGGCAGCAGTACAGCGACGCTCCCGAAGAGATCCGGGACCGACGAGACTTCCAGAGCGATCGGGACAGCCGCGAGGAGctccacag gaaaaactacGAGGAGTCGATGTTGGTGCGTCTCAACATGCCCCAACGTCAGAAGAACGCCAGGAAGAGAGGCTCGATGTCCATGAGCGGCCAGCTGAGCGGCATCACGCACTTCGGTGACATCACAGCGCTGACGGGCGGCGAGCCCACGCAG GATGGGGATGAATCTCgtcccaagaagaagaagaaagtcatgaagaaaaagaccaaaagaaGAG CTTTCAAGAAGCACAGATAA
- the pabpn1 gene encoding polyadenylate-binding protein 2 isoform X1 → MAEFGNGLTEESLLDSDPGHPDLEDPGVGDEEPGLEDGEAAIEDPELEAIKARVREMEEEAEKLKELQNEVEKQMNLSPPPVGPVIMSIEEKMEADGRSIYVGNVDYGATAEELEAHFHGCGSVNRVTILCDKYTGHPKGFAYIEFADKESVRTAMALDESLFRGRQIKVGAKRTNRPGISTTDRGFPRARFRSRGGGGGGGGGGSFSSRARYYSGYTPPRGRGRAFRFQDQWRLTTPPQVAQAPPTVSAASLSLSAPAMHTHPILSVWGGGGGGQGDHRPAAGGIYYNSKR, encoded by the exons ATGGCGGAGTTCGGCAATGGACTGACGGAGGAATCTCTACTAGATTCAGATCCCGGACATCCCGATTTGGAAGACCCGGGTGTCGGTGACGAAGAACCGGGATTAGAAGACGGAGAGGCCGCAATCGAGGACCCG GAGCTGGAGGCAATCAAAGCTCGAGttagagagatggaggaagaggcggaGAAACTAAAGGAGCTCCAGAACGAGGTGGAGAAACAGATGAATCTCAGCCCCCCACCAG TCGGTCCCGTCATCATGTCCATCGAGGAAAAGATGGAAGCAGATGGCAGATCTATTTATGTTGGAAAC GTGGACTATGGTGCCACGGCAGAAGAGCTTGAAGCACACTTTCATGGCTGTGGTTCAGTAAACAGAGTCACCATCCTATGTGACAAATACACAGGGCATCCCAAAGG GTTTGCTTATATTGAGTTTGCAGACAAAGAGTCTGTTAGGACAGCCATGGCATTGGATGAGTCTCTTTTCAGAGGAAGGCAGATAAAG GTGGGTGCTAAGAGAACAAACAGACCCGGAATCAGTACCACAGACCGCGGCTTTCCACGGGCTCGGTTCCGATCaagggggggaggcggaggaggaggaggcggaggaagcTTCTCATCGCGTGCACGCTACTACAGCGGCTACACACCACCCAGAGGCAGAGGGCGGGCCTTCAG GTTTCAAGACCAGTGGAGGCTGACGACCCCTCCCCAGGTGGCACAGGCCCCCCCAACTGTCTCggcagcgtctctctctctctctgctcccgcTATGCACACTCACCCCATCCTGTccgtgtgggggggtgggggaggggggcagggcgACCACAGGCCCGCTGCAGGGGGCATTTACTACAACAGCAAACGCTGA
- the pabpn1 gene encoding polyadenylate-binding protein 2 isoform X3 — translation MEEEAEKLKELQNEVEKQMNLSPPPVGPVIMSIEEKMEADGRSIYVGNVDYGATAEELEAHFHGCGSVNRVTILCDKYTGHPKGFAYIEFADKESVRTAMALDESLFRGRQIKVGAKRTNRPGISTTDRGFPRARFRSRGGGGGGGGGGSFSSRARYYSGYTPPRGRGRAFRFQDQWRLTTPPQVAQAPPTVSAASLSLSAPAMHTHPILSVWGGGGGGQGDHRPAAGGIYYNSKR, via the exons atggaggaagaggcggaGAAACTAAAGGAGCTCCAGAACGAGGTGGAGAAACAGATGAATCTCAGCCCCCCACCAG TCGGTCCCGTCATCATGTCCATCGAGGAAAAGATGGAAGCAGATGGCAGATCTATTTATGTTGGAAAC GTGGACTATGGTGCCACGGCAGAAGAGCTTGAAGCACACTTTCATGGCTGTGGTTCAGTAAACAGAGTCACCATCCTATGTGACAAATACACAGGGCATCCCAAAGG GTTTGCTTATATTGAGTTTGCAGACAAAGAGTCTGTTAGGACAGCCATGGCATTGGATGAGTCTCTTTTCAGAGGAAGGCAGATAAAG GTGGGTGCTAAGAGAACAAACAGACCCGGAATCAGTACCACAGACCGCGGCTTTCCACGGGCTCGGTTCCGATCaagggggggaggcggaggaggaggaggcggaggaagcTTCTCATCGCGTGCACGCTACTACAGCGGCTACACACCACCCAGAGGCAGAGGGCGGGCCTTCAG GTTTCAAGACCAGTGGAGGCTGACGACCCCTCCCCAGGTGGCACAGGCCCCCCCAACTGTCTCggcagcgtctctctctctctctgctcccgcTATGCACACTCACCCCATCCTGTccgtgtgggggggtgggggaggggggcagggcgACCACAGGCCCGCTGCAGGGGGCATTTACTACAACAGCAAACGCTGA
- the pabpn1 gene encoding polyadenylate-binding protein 2 isoform X2, translated as MAEFGNGLTEESLLDSDPGHPDLEDPGVGDEEPGLEDGEAAIEDPELEAIKARVREMEEEAEKLKELQNEVEKQMNLSPPPVGPVIMSIEEKMEADGRSIYVGNVDYGATAEELEAHFHGCGSVNRVTILCDKYTGHPKGFAYIEFADKESVRTAMALDESLFRGRQIKVGAKRTNRPGISTTDRGFPRARFRSRGGGGGGGGGGSFSSRARYYSGYTPPRGRGRAFRGRGRTTSWYSPY; from the exons ATGGCGGAGTTCGGCAATGGACTGACGGAGGAATCTCTACTAGATTCAGATCCCGGACATCCCGATTTGGAAGACCCGGGTGTCGGTGACGAAGAACCGGGATTAGAAGACGGAGAGGCCGCAATCGAGGACCCG GAGCTGGAGGCAATCAAAGCTCGAGttagagagatggaggaagaggcggaGAAACTAAAGGAGCTCCAGAACGAGGTGGAGAAACAGATGAATCTCAGCCCCCCACCAG TCGGTCCCGTCATCATGTCCATCGAGGAAAAGATGGAAGCAGATGGCAGATCTATTTATGTTGGAAAC GTGGACTATGGTGCCACGGCAGAAGAGCTTGAAGCACACTTTCATGGCTGTGGTTCAGTAAACAGAGTCACCATCCTATGTGACAAATACACAGGGCATCCCAAAGG GTTTGCTTATATTGAGTTTGCAGACAAAGAGTCTGTTAGGACAGCCATGGCATTGGATGAGTCTCTTTTCAGAGGAAGGCAGATAAAG GTGGGTGCTAAGAGAACAAACAGACCCGGAATCAGTACCACAGACCGCGGCTTTCCACGGGCTCGGTTCCGATCaagggggggaggcggaggaggaggaggcggaggaagcTTCTCATCGCGTGCACGCTACTACAGCGGCTACACACCACCCAGAGGCAGAGGGCGGGCCTTCAG GGGCCGAGGGCGAACAACATCGTGGTATTCCCCTTACTAa